A stretch of Lachancea thermotolerans CBS 6340 chromosome D complete sequence DNA encodes these proteins:
- the VPS36 gene encoding ESCRT-II subunit protein VPS36 (similar to uniprot|Q06696 Saccharomyces cerevisiae YLR417W VPS36 Component of the ESCRT-II complex which is involved in ubiquitin-dependent sorting of proteins into the endosome) yields MHLQQWHYVETTASGQPILRENERDVYVEYPAGCYQGKAKIIGKQKGRIYLTSQRLIYIDDEKPMTNSVSLEIDDIAKVEYSSKFLRKSARLIIYLKDIADESGPRAYNYATKQPQVQRWTCPICMALNKTTKEISVNNMHEFPCENCGVVPDFDMIADSIKSDQTGAFGENDASSSKNACSMCTFLNQPLLSNCEMCGTRLPEKDRELSAGASPDKRVRIELDSKDGLIPGEPVFVQISFRMSDGVLLFQTVSNLLENQERTKIQDVFNKGATSVNNADLQLKSLQILDTDSALSKVGITSLEKSQETKLINNDIILNKALSDLSSLMALASDIEKLYNTMGRKTDHNSHPLLTVDREKFLTKDLFIDEISRELYGFIMSEFQEQKEKEGVILITLVDIYALYNKAMRIGSGLVSPQELKEACGRFEKLGLNDLHLTRINGRVLCVSSGDSFGFIKQKILDVATTDPGTDLLQLSQQLNDNNGNSWTMGIIMEALNNCVNEGKLLVDEQITGIHYYVNFDWII; encoded by the coding sequence ATGCACCTACAGCAGTGGCACTATGTCGAGACAACAGCTTCAGGACAACCTATTCTCCGTGAAAATGAGAGGGATGTTTACGTTGAGTACCCAGCTGGCTGCTACCAGGGGAAGGCCAAGATAATAGGGAAGCAAAAAGGGCGGATCTACCTGACATCGCAAAGGTTGATATATATAGACGATGAAAAGCCTATGACGAATTCTGTATCGTTAGAGATTGATGATATCGCCAAAGTCGAGTACTCATCCAAGTTTCTTAGAAAATCTGCGAGATTAATAATTTATCTTAAGGACATCGCGGATGAGAGTGGGCCTAGGGCATATAATTATGCAACAAAGCAGCCTCAAGTGCAGAGGTGGACATGCCCGATTTGCATGGCTCTCAATAAAACTACGAAAGAGATATCTGTGAATAATATGCATGAGTTCCCCTGTGAAAACTGCGGGGTAGTTCCAGATTTTGATATGATTGCAGACTCCATCAAATCAGACCAAACCGGAGCTTTTGGTGAAAACGAtgcaagttcttcaaaaaatgctTGTTCTATGTGCACCTTTCTGAATCAGCCACTGTTGAGCAATTGTGAAATGTGCGGCACCAGGCTTCCCGAAAAAGACAGAGAACTTAGTGCTGGAGCTAGCCCTGACAAAAGAGTTCGAATTGAACTCGACTCTAAAGACGGGTTGATACCAGGAGAGCCAGTCTTTGTCCAAATCAGCTTTCGCATGTCTGACGGGGTGTTGCTGTTCCAAACAGTTTCCAATCTACTCGAGAATCaagaaagaacaaaaatCCAAGACGTCTTCAACAAAGGCGCGACATCTGTCAATAATGCTGACTTgcaactcaaaagcttACAGATACTCGATACAGATAGTGCCTTAAGCAAGGTAGGAATCACAAGCTTGGAGAAATCAcaagaaacaaagcttATCAACAACGACATAATATTGAACAAGGCATTGTCAGACCTTAGCAGCTTGATGGCTTTAGCTTCAGACATCGAAAAGCTATATAACACAATGGGAAGAAAGACAGACCATAATAGTCATCCTCTCTTAACCGTTGACAGAGAGAAGTTCCTCACCAAGGATCTATTCATAGACGAAATCTCAAGAGAGCTCTACGGTTTCATTATGTCCGAGTTCCAAGAGCAAAAAGAAAAGGAAGGTGTCATATTAATCACCCTTGTTGACATATATGCATTATACAACAAAGCCATGCGAATAGGATCTGGTCTTGTGTCACCCcaggagctcaaagagGCCTGCGGAAGGTTCGAGAAATTGGGTTTAAATGATTTGCATCTCACAAGAATTAACGGCCGTGTTCTATGTGTGTCCTCAGGTGATTCTTTCGGATTCATAAAACAAAAAATACTAGACGTTGCGACGACTGACCCAGGAACCGATTTACTGCAATTGAGCCAACAACTGAATGACAATAACGGAAACTCTTGGACCATGGGAATTATAATGGAGGCACTGAACAATTGCGTCAACGAAGGAAAATTGCTGGTTGATGAACAAATCACAGGTATCCACTACTATGTCAACTTTGACTGGATAATATAG
- the PXA2 gene encoding ATP-binding cassette long-chain fatty acid transporter PXA2 (similar to uniprot|P34230 Saccharomyces cerevisiae YKL188C PXA2 Homolog of the human adrenoleukodystrophy transporter forms a heterodimer with Pxa1p of two half ATP-binding cassette transporters in the peroxisome membrane peroxisomal ABC transporter 2), producing MLQFYKRHRLRILKTTYVLLLLTMFKSMQARPRIARDGDRLGQQRDKPPRAKPGSLLEITTESETDTESEPSIRAQSSRSDRDDENATERDAGSAGSEKSSPTRHNFMFMLIIKNRKCMALFLFQAILLVMRTVLSLRVATLDGLLVSRLVKAEYRKFLQVLLGQWMVLGIPASIINSLIHYTTRLCAVSVNRVISKHLLDRYMSSHHTFYSVNSIPHGGKNLVAYNASAAVSEDTEELARSDLSVQYLTRDVGAFSYNLSVLLNQLLKPTLDLILCSFKLVSSANNSMMGEGTLALGIIVHVSNMLLKMIQPNFTKLSIQRTHLEGVFRSLHSKIHSSNEEIALLKGQSTELWNLDYKFYQLAIFLNRELRLHSVYDFATTFIIKYTWGAAGLALCSIPIFFQKEHSNQDITAEFITNRRLLLTASSSVGRFVQLKKSIQQLRGVSMRLRQFDQRLDLPPEFAELEQGDSLIDYNDSKIQFINIPLVTPTHQILIPELNFELNHGDHLLIIGPNGCGKSSLFRVLGGLWPIMKSFTHPERESKLIMPPRIGPNGEKPIFYLPQKPFMGNKFTFREQLIYPDTMEKYDARYEGDFSKGDHDLTEILHVLELDDLLTENMSIIMANSTEDSNTIPEVTNQQAFDVIRNWSEELSIGVQQRLAMARMYYHKPRFAVLDECTSAVSPQMEQKMYSHAQGLGISLISVCHRTTLWHFHNYLLKFDGKGDCEFGKFDPEQRLHDEDKLNELNTKLEKDVPLWNRRLQELIIAKKSNVLRKSQTNLNSLSSSKNLVLNSTPANR from the coding sequence ATGCTGCAATTTTACAAGAGGCATCGCCTCAGGATATTAAAAACTACTTATGTACTCCTGCTGCTGACAATGTTCAAGAGCATGCAAGCGCGACCCAGGATTGCCCGCGACGGTGACCGGCTCGGCCAGCAGAGGGATAAACCGCCCCGGGCGAAGCCCGGTTCGCTGCTCGAAATTACAACGGAGTCTGAAACAGACACGGAGTCAGAACCAAGTATTCGGGCGCAAAGCTCCCGCAGCGACCGTGACGACGAAAATGCCACGGAGCGCGACGCCGGCTCAGCGGGCTCGGAAAAATCCTCGCCAACGCGCCATAATTTCATGTTCATGCTAATCATCAAGAACCGCAAGTGCATGGCGCTTTTTCTGTTCCAGGCAATCCTCTTAGTCATGCGAACTGTGCTTTCTCTCCGCGTAGCCACGCTGGATGGACTGCTTGTTTCCCGCCTTGTCAAAGCAGAGTACCGCAAGTTCCTGCAGGTGTTGCTGGGGCAGTGGATGGTATTGGGCATCCCGGCCAGTATCATAAACTCGCTCATCCACTACACTACACGGCTCTGTGCCGTGAGTGTCAACAGGGTTATTTCCAAGCACCTTCTGGACCGGTATATGTCTTCACACCACACGTTCTACTCCGTCAACAGCATACCCCACGGCGGCAAGAATTTAGTCGCATATAACGCTTCTGCCGCGGTGAGCGAGGACACGGAAGAACTGGCACGCTCAGACCTTTCCGTGCAATATTTGACTCGCGATGTGGGAGCCTTTTCCTACAATCTTTCGGTACTTTTGAACCAACTATTGAAACCCACTCTGGATCTGATCCTgtgttctttcaagctggTTTCAAGCGCTAACAACAGCATGATGGGAGAGGGCACATTGGCACTAGGAATCATCGTACATGTCAGCAACAtgctgttgaagatgatCCAACCCAATTTCACCAAACTGTCCATCCAACGAACCCATCTTGAGGGTGTTTTTAGAAGCCTGCACTCTAAGATACACTCTAGCAACGAAGAGATTGCCCTATTAAAGGGCCAATCTACGGAGCTTTGGAACCTCGATTACAAGTTCTACCAACTGGCCATTTTCCTGAACAGAGAACTAAGGTTGCACTCCGTCTATGACTTTGCTACAACATTCATAATCAAATACACATGGGGAGCAGCTGGACTGGCCTTGTGCTCAATTCCTATATTTTTCCAGAAGGAGCACAGCAACCAAGATATAACTGCGGAATTTATTACCAATAGGCGTCTGCTTCTAACTGCGTCTTCCTCTGTCGGAAGGTTTGTTCAGCTTAAGAAAAGCATTCAGCAGCTACGCGGAGTTTCCATGAGGTTGCGGCAATTTGACCAGAGACTAGACCTTCCTCCAGAGTTCGCCGAACTTGAGCAAGGGGATAGTCTCATAGATTACAACGACTCCAAAATCCAATTTATCAACATACCCTTGGTAACGCCCACGCATCAGATTCTCATCCCAGAACTTAACTTTGAACTGAACCACGGGGATCACTTGCTAATTATAGGTCCCAACGGGTGCGGTAAGTCGTCGCTCTTCCGGGTGCTAGGAGGTTTGTGGCCCATAATGAAGTCGTTTACACATCCAGAAAGGGAATCAAAGCTCATAATGCCTCCAAGAATAGGCCCTAACGGCGAAAAGCCAATCTTCTATTTACCACAGAAGCCTTTCATGGGCAATAAATTCACATTTCGTGAGCAACTTATCTACCCTGACACTATGGAGAAATATGACGCCAGATACGAAGGCGACTTCTCTAAAGGAGACCATGACTTAACTGAAATTCTCCATGTTTTAGAACTGGATGACTTACTGACTGAGAATATGTCAATAATCATGGCAAACTCCACCGAAGATAGCAACACAATTCCAGAGGTCACAAATCAGCAGGCTTTTGATGTGATACGAAACTGGTCCGAGGAGCTTTCGATTGGAGTCCAGCAAAGGCTGGCAATGGCGCGCATGTATTATCACAAGCCAAGGTTTGCAGTTCTTGATGAATGCACGTCGGCAGTGTCTCCACAAATGGAACAAAAGATGTATTCCCATGCCCAAGGACTTGGTATATCTCTAATATCCGTCTGTCACAGGACAACGTTATGGCATTTCCACAACTATCTGTTGAAGTTCGACGGCAAAGGAGATTGTGAATTTGGAAAGTTCGATCCTGAGCAAAGGTTACATGACGAAGATAAGCTCAATGAGCTCAATACaaaacttgagaaagacGTGCCACTGTGGAACAGACGGCTGCAAGAGCTAATTATTGCCAAAAAATCGAACGTCCTAAGAAAATCACAGACTAATCTCAATTCTTTGTCTTCCTCAAAAAACCTAGTGTTGAACTCGACGCCCGCTAATAGGTGA
- the HYM1 gene encoding Hym1p (similar to uniprot|P32464 Saccharomyces cerevisiae YKL189W HYM1 Component of the RAM signaling network that is involved in regulation of Ace2p activity and cellular morphogenesis interacts with Kic1p and Sog2p localizes to sites of polarized growth during budding and during the mating response): MAFWWKKTPKTASDYARLLSEQLNKFDNASASDSRRKVQDECSKYLSGIKHFLLGDVEPEPSCESVDELYDAIYQLDILHDLLAKMPELEFEPRKDVALIFATCLRRSRDNKFVTVDYLVTKPQTLSLMLRTPELALTKPNASDLFLKSGSIILECLKYEQLCRMMLRDPQLWVFFDLARGGSFEVSTESLQILTSFFTVHHKLVSTEFFSHQANLQKLIDKINKLMAHGNYVTKRQSVKLLHSLIMIRSYNQFLTTYINSPENLKLIMILLSDRSKNLQMGSFNIFKVFVANPRKSKPVSDIMVKNRDKLLHYLASFNADSKDTTFLDEKEYVVQEIESLPRLVSPNSDLTLGTSPQNRSTIE, translated from the coding sequence ATGGCTTTTTGGTGGAAGAAAACGCCCAAAACTGCGTCAGATTACGCGAGGCTTCTTTCGGAGCAACTGAACAAGTTTGATAACGCCTCTGCGAGCGACAGTCGAAGAAAGGTTCAGGACGAGTGCAGCAAATACTTGAGTGGGATCAAACATTTCTTGTTAGGGGACGTCGAGCCCGAACCCAGCTGCGAATCTGTCGATGAACTGTACGATGCGATCTACCAACTAGATATACTACACGATCTGCTCGCCAAGATGCCGGAGCTCGAGTTCGAACCTCGAAAAGACGTAGCACTCATATTCGCGACATGCCTTCGACGTTCGAGGGATAATAAGTTTGTGACGGTTGATTATCTGGTAACCAAGCCTCAAACATTGTCTCTAATGCTACGCACCCCTGAGCTGGCCCTCACAAAACCCAACGCCAGCgatctttttctgaaatctGGTTCCATCATTCTTGAGTGCTTGAAGTACGAGCAGCTATGCCGCATGATGCTTCGGGACCCGCAGCTCTGGGTGTTTTTTGACCTTGCCAGAGGTGGGTCGTTCGAGGTCAGTACCGAGAGCCTTCAGATTTTGACCAGCTTCTTTACAGTTCATCATAAATTGGTTTCTACagaatttttcagccaTCAAGCCaatctccaaaaactcattgataaaatcaacaagcttATGGCGCACGGAAACTACGTGACCAAGCGGCAAAGTGTCAAGCTTTTGCATTCACTTATCATGATTAGAAGCTATAACCAATTCCTCACAACATATATCAATTCGCCagagaacttgaagctcatcaTGATTTTGCTCAGCGACCGCTCCAAAAACCTACAAATGGGGTCGttcaatattttcaaaGTATTCGTGGCGAACCCCAGGAAATCAAAACCCGTTTCAGACATCATGGTCAAGAACAGAGACAAACTTTTGCATTACTTGGCAAGTTTCAATGCCGATAGTAAAGATACGACATTCTTGGATGAGAAGGAATATGTTGTACAAGAAATTGAATCGCTACCAAGGCTGGTATCCCCCAATAGCGATCTGACATTAGGAACATCGCCTCAAAATAGATCTACGATCGAGTAG
- the PUN1 gene encoding Pun1p (similar to uniprot|Q6B322 Saccharomyces cerevisiae YLR414C Protein of unknown function green fluorescent protein (GFP)-fusion protein localizes to the cell periphery cytoplasm and bud) yields MGNGCALFSTAFLSFAALILAIVACAGSTKNYNPINKIFEAQLDLSNMQVSTVLSSASSSGTSLDALGLPSYINLGLWSYCIADSSGEVSSCTSPSGIQDFNLKNMLYDNIENNQVAELVSSVAELAIPDSLQSNLTHYNNLIKCTFITLIIGIVVSFLNFAVNVLRWVVHLSLITWLGRFFSLIAFLSLGVSAGTSTGTYVYIRRLLSSSYDEYGIRLNLGRNFYAILWASVAAALLNLIVWSTVRSRRYARVVPVEEKPLM; encoded by the coding sequence ATGGGAAACGGCTGCGCTCTGTTCAGCACGGCGTTCCTGTCATTCGCCGCTCTGATCCTGGCCATCGTCGCGTGCGCAGGATCAACCAAGAACTACAACCCGATCAACAAAATCTTTGAAGCCCAGCTGGACCTGTCGAACATGCAGGTGTCCACCGTGCTGTCGAGCGCGAGTTCCAGCGGCACGTCGCTGGATGCGCTAGGCCTGCCGTCGTACATCAACCTCGGCCTGTGGTCATACTGCATCGCCGACTCGTCTGGTGAGGTCTCGTCGTGCACGTCGCCCTCTGGGATCCAGGACTTCAACCTCAAGAACATGCTCTACGATAACATCGAGAACAACCAGGTTGCAGAGCTGGTCAGCAGCGTCGCGGAGCTGGCCATCCCTGACTCGCTGCAGAGCAACCTGACGCACTACAACAACCTGATCAAGTGCACGTTCATCACGCTTATCATCGGTATTGTGGTGTCCTTCCTGAACTTCGCGGTGAACGTGCTGCGTTGGGTGGTCCACTTGTCGCTGATCACGTGGCTGGGCCGTTTCTTCTCTCTCATTGCATTCCTGAGCCTGGGCGTATCCGCGGGGACCAGTACAGGCACCTACGTGTATATCAGACGTCTTCTGTCGTCGAGCTACGACGAATACGGGATCAGGCTCAACCTAGGCCGCAATTTCTACGCGATCCTGTGGGCGAGTGTCGCAGCTGCATTGTTAAACCTCATTGTCTGGTCCACGGTCAGGTCGCGGCGCTACGCGAGGGTCGTGCCCGTCGAGGAGAAGCCCTTAATGTGA
- the FAT3 gene encoding Fat3p (some similarities with uniprot|P34231 Saccharomyces cerevisiae YKL187C and some similarites with uniprot|Q06689 Saccharomyces cerevisiae YLR413W) — protein sequence MLKRVPLAVGVLFTLTAFILTIVATAGSNSNHKPINNVYLGEADISRINVTKVIPETGPVLGVLAGLMNGAASGSASGNASAQEAQIEAAANTVIEALKRVAQSPAALQPLMTLLGDSSNVSQTVGALAQVAKSNMSLASSSGSSQQITMVTQLLQTSSNASETLQGLAGMLQTANATSAAQQRAVLGVLGDSSNATASVDALVQLDNQTAASRAQLSPVLAIFQYSSNTTGTLSALGSIMSANISSSTAETLLSALKDSGSSMQQTLSMLAGATSDDSQRASILALELLFNSSSDSQQTLSTLTSLIQSNVTTSPTARNSFAALSSLFSHSSNKTLVLSSVSLLANSSSTASSAQLTALQELLESSTNTNTTLSVLQQVAASSNSSSAAASAQSLTPIASLLAGAKNSTLTLQSALQLTQAMAANSTLFQPLLSILSTAKMGSTDITRDTLDTMMPVIMDNLNVNSHYRLAIFTLCRGLSDGKMRKCNSPHAVQNFVLRDILYDELENSDFKPYMQALNVQKSDMYLEGSLQKKQDSYVPAVRAVLAFNLLAIILSFFLMLAMLAVFFMKSGAGKREKLTLLTSRVLAFLVTLFTLLSGAITAAFVGIIKRDTKKDDYNVSFATGSAFQGLIWTAFVLALITFVLLFFVRPKAEQKDLDLGEFQPAAPTSSSDDPEPLTEKSTKDAPEQHVV from the coding sequence ATGTTGAAGCGAGTCCCTCTAGCCGTGGGCGTGCTTTTCACGCTGACAGCGTTTATCCTCACGATCGTGGCGACAGCCGGGTCGAACTCCAACCACAAGCCTATCAATAACGTGTACCTCGGCGAGGCAGACATCTCGCGGATCAACGTGACCAAGGTGATTCCCGAGACGGGACCCGTGCTGGGCGTGCTCGCGGGGCTCATGAACGGCGCCGCCAGCGGTAGCGCCAGCGGCAACGCCAGCGCGCAGGAGGCGCAGATTGAGGCCGCCGCCAACACGGTGATCGAGGCGCTCAAGCGCGTCGCGCAGTCGCCCGCGGCGCTGCAGCCGCTGATGACGCTGCTCGGCGACTCATCCAACGTGTCGCAGACGGTAGGCGCGCTGGCGCAGGTGGCCAAGTCCAACATGTCGCTCGCGTCGTCGTCGGGCTCGTCGCAGCAGATCACGATGGTGacgcagctgctgcagacGTCGTCCAACGCGTCCGAGACGCTGCAGGGCCTCGCGGGCATGCTGCAGACCGCCAACGCCACGAGCGCcgcgcagcagcgcgccGTGCTCGGCGTGCTCGGCGACTCGTCCAACGCCACGGCCTCCGTGGACGCGCTCGTGCAGCTCGACAACCAGACCGCGGCCAGCCGCGCGCAGCTCTCCCCCGTGCTCGCCATCTTCCAGTACTCGTCCAACACCACGGGTACGCTGTCGGCGCTCGGCTCCATCATGAGCGCCAACATCTCGTCGTCGACCGCCGAGACCCTGCTCTCGGCGCTCAAGGACAGCGGCTCCAGCATGCAGCAGACGCTGAGCATGCTCGCCGGCGCTACCTCCGACGACTCACAGCGCGCCTCGATCCTCGCGCTCgagctgctcttcaacaGCTCCAGCGACTCCCAGCAAACGCTCTCCACCCTGACCTCGCTCATCCAGAGCAACGTCACCACCTCGCCCACCGCGCGCAACTCTTTTGCCGCGCTCTCCTCTCTGTTCTCGCACTCCTCGAACAAGACCCTGGTCTTGAGTTCTGTCTCGCTGCTGGCCAACTCCTCCTCTACGGCTTCCTCCGCGCAGCTCACTGCgctccaggagctgctcgagTCTTccaccaacaccaacaCCACCTTGAGCGTGCTCCAGCAGGTGGCTGCGTCTTCCAACTCGTCGTCCGCGGCCGCCAGCGCGCAGAGCCTGACCCCAATCGCCAGCCTGCTGGCGGGCGCCAAGAACAGCACCCTCACCCTGCAGTCCGCGCTCCAGCTCACCCAGGCCATGGCGGCTAACAGCACGCTCTTCCAGCCCCTGCTCAGCATACTCAGCACCGCCAAGATGGGCAGCACCGACATCACCCGTGACACCCTGGACACCATGATGCCCGTTATCATGGACAACTTGAACGTGAACTCGCACTACAGACTCGCCATCTTCACCCTGTGCCGCGGACTGAGCGACGGCAAGATGCGCAAGTGCAATTCGCCCCACGCCGTCCAGAACTTTGTGCTGAGAGACATCCTGTATGATGAGCTCGAGAACTCCGACTTCAAGCCCTACATGCAGGCGCTAAACGTCCAGAAGAGCGACATGTACCTAGAGGGTTCGCTGCAGAAAAAACAGGACTCCTACGTGCCAGCGGTGCGCGCCGTGCTTGCTTTCAACCTGTTGGCTATCatcttgtctttcttcctgATGCTAGCGATGCTGGCCGTTTTCTTCATGAAGAGCGGCGCCGGAAAGCGTGAGAAGCTGACCCTCCTAACCTCCAGAGTCCTAGCATTCCTCGTCACCCTGTTCACGCTGCTCTCCGGTGCCATCACCGCCGCTTTCGTGGGCATTATCAAGAGAGACACGAAGAAGGATGACTACAATGTGTCCTTTGCCACTGGTTCTGCGTTCCAGggtctgatctggaccGCGTTTGTCCTCGCGCTGATCACTTTTGTCTTGCTATTTTTCGTGAGACCTAAGGCCGAACAGAAGGACCTGGATCTCGGCGAGTTCCAACCCGCCGCGCCTACCAGTTCTTCAGACGACCCAGAGCCACTCACCGAAAAGTCTACCAAGGACGCTCCAGAGCAGCACGTTGTCTGA